One Streptomyces lincolnensis genomic region harbors:
- a CDS encoding RtcB family protein, which translates to MSYVEMPGAKVPIRMWTDPASVEEGALQQLRNVATLPWVQGLAVMPDVHYGKGATVGSVIAMQGAVCPAAVGVDIGCGMSAVKTSLTANDLPGDLSRLRSKIEQAIPVGRGMHDDPVDPGGFHGLATAGWEDFWGRFEGVADAVKFRHDRAEKQMGTLGGGNHFVEVCTDMIGSVWLMLHSGSRNIGKELAEFHIGVAQKLPHNQGLVDRDLAVFVADTPQMAAYRNDLFWAQEYAKYNRTLMMALLKDVIRREFKKAKPAFEAEISAHHNYVAEERYDGMDLLVTRKGAIRAGSGEFGIIPGSMGTGSYIVKGLGNEKSFNSASHGAGRRMSRTAAKRRFSTKDLEEQTRGVECRKDSGVVDEIPGAYKSIDQVIDQQRDLVEVVAKLKQVVCVKG; encoded by the coding sequence ATGTCGTACGTGGAAATGCCGGGCGCGAAGGTTCCGATCCGTATGTGGACCGACCCGGCGTCGGTCGAGGAGGGCGCGCTTCAGCAGCTCCGCAACGTGGCGACCCTGCCGTGGGTCCAGGGGCTGGCTGTCATGCCGGACGTCCACTACGGCAAGGGGGCGACGGTCGGGTCTGTCATCGCGATGCAGGGTGCCGTGTGTCCGGCGGCGGTCGGTGTCGACATCGGCTGCGGGATGTCTGCCGTGAAGACGTCTCTCACCGCGAACGACCTCCCGGGGGACCTGTCCCGGTTGCGGTCGAAGATCGAGCAGGCGATTCCCGTGGGGCGGGGAATGCATGACGATCCCGTCGATCCGGGCGGCTTCCACGGCCTTGCCACCGCGGGGTGGGAGGACTTCTGGGGGCGGTTCGAGGGGGTAGCGGATGCGGTCAAGTTCCGTCACGATCGCGCTGAAAAGCAGATGGGAACGCTCGGCGGAGGGAACCACTTTGTCGAGGTCTGCACGGATATGATCGGTTCTGTCTGGCTGATGCTGCACTCCGGTTCGCGGAACATCGGCAAGGAACTGGCCGAGTTCCACATCGGCGTCGCCCAGAAGCTGCCGCACAACCAGGGGCTGGTCGACCGGGACCTCGCCGTCTTCGTCGCGGACACCCCGCAGATGGCGGCGTACCGCAACGACCTGTTCTGGGCGCAGGAGTACGCCAAGTACAACCGCACGCTGATGATGGCGCTCCTGAAGGACGTGATCCGCAGGGAGTTCAAGAAGGCGAAGCCGGCCTTCGAGGCGGAGATCAGCGCCCACCACAACTACGTCGCGGAGGAGCGCTACGACGGTATGGACCTGCTCGTGACCCGCAAGGGCGCGATCCGGGCCGGTTCCGGCGAGTTCGGGATCATCCCGGGCTCGATGGGCACGGGGTCGTACATCGTGAAGGGCCTCGGCAACGAGAAGTCCTTCAACTCGGCTTCCCACGGGGCGGGTCGGCGGATGAGCCGCACCGCGGCGAAGCGGCGCTTCTCAACGAAGGACCTGGAGGAGCAGACGCGGGGCGTGGAGTGCCGTAAGGACTCCGGTGTCGTGGACGAGATCCCGGGTGCGTACAAGTCGATCGACCAGGTCATCGACCAGCAGCGGGACCTCGTGGAGGTCGTGGCGAAGCTGAAGCAGGTCGTCTGCGTGAAGGGTTGA
- a CDS encoding SDR family NAD(P)-dependent oxidoreductase: protein MAPAAPSAASRIAVVTGASSGIGAATARRLAEAGYRVVLTARRKDRIEALAEEITAAGHHATAYALDVTDRTAVDEFATAFKTIGVLVNNAGGALGADPVATGDPADWRTMYETNVIGTLNLTQALLPKLDASGDGTIVVVSSTAGHSTYEGGGGYVAAKHGAHVLAETLRLEIVGRPVRVIEIAPGMVKTDEFALTRFAGDKEKAEKVYQGVAEPLTADDVADTITWTITRPSHVNVDLLVLRPRAQASNTKVHREL from the coding sequence ATGGCCCCCGCCGCCCCGTCCGCCGCCTCCCGCATCGCCGTCGTCACCGGCGCGAGCAGCGGCATCGGTGCCGCCACGGCACGCCGGCTCGCCGAGGCCGGCTACCGCGTCGTCCTCACCGCCCGCCGCAAGGACCGTATCGAGGCGCTGGCGGAGGAGATCACCGCGGCGGGCCACCACGCGACGGCCTATGCCCTCGACGTCACCGACCGCACCGCGGTGGACGAGTTCGCCACGGCCTTCAAGACGATCGGCGTCCTGGTCAACAACGCCGGCGGGGCCCTCGGCGCCGACCCGGTCGCGACCGGCGACCCGGCCGACTGGCGCACGATGTACGAGACCAACGTCATCGGCACCCTGAACCTCACCCAGGCCCTGCTCCCCAAGCTCGACGCGAGCGGCGACGGCACGATCGTCGTCGTCTCCTCCACCGCCGGCCACAGCACCTACGAGGGCGGCGGAGGCTACGTCGCCGCCAAGCACGGCGCCCACGTCCTCGCCGAGACCCTCCGCCTGGAGATCGTCGGCCGCCCCGTCCGCGTCATCGAGATCGCCCCCGGCATGGTCAAGACCGACGAGTTCGCCCTCACCCGTTTCGCCGGCGACAAGGAGAAGGCGGAGAAGGTCTACCAGGGCGTCGCCGAACCCCTGACGGCCGACGACGTCGCCGACACCATCACCTGGACCATCACCCGCCCCAGCCACGTCAACGTAGACCTCCTCGTCCTCCGCCCCCGAGCCCAGGCGTCCAACACGAAGGTCCACCGGGAGCTCTGA
- a CDS encoding ester cyclase, which translates to MGEAREVMDRLTDALTAHPDLKAIGELYAEDAVALTPDEGEIRGRDGIVEYWRQMTEAVPEATFETVHSYEVGDTAIDEGVFSGRNSGPLHLPTGETLPATQKEIRIRGVDIATVKDGRIVDYRLYFDEMEFLGQLGLLPDQPS; encoded by the coding sequence ATGGGAGAGGCGCGCGAGGTCATGGACCGGCTCACGGACGCGCTGACCGCGCATCCCGATCTGAAGGCCATCGGCGAGCTGTACGCCGAGGACGCCGTCGCCCTCACCCCCGACGAGGGGGAGATCCGCGGGCGCGACGGCATCGTCGAGTACTGGCGGCAGATGACGGAGGCGGTCCCCGAGGCCACGTTCGAGACGGTGCACTCGTACGAGGTCGGGGACACGGCCATCGACGAGGGTGTCTTCAGCGGACGCAACTCCGGGCCGCTGCACCTGCCCACCGGGGAGACGCTCCCCGCGACGCAGAAGGAGATCCGGATCCGCGGGGTGGACATCGCCACCGTGAAGGACGGGCGGATCGTGGACTACCGGCTCTACTTCGACGAGATGGAGTTCCTGGGGCAGCTGGGACTGCTGCCCGACCAGCCGTCCTGA
- a CDS encoding LLM class flavin-dependent oxidoreductase: MQFGIFSVGDVTPDPTTGRTPTERERIKAMVAIALKAEEVGLDVFATGEHHNPPFVPSSPTTMLGYVAARTEKLILSTSTTLITTNDPVKIAEDFAMLQHLADGRVDLMMGRGNTGPVYPWFGQDIRQGINLAVENYALLRRLWREDVVDWEGKFRTPLQGFTSTPRPLDGVPPFVWHGSIRSPEIAEQAAYYGDGFFHNNIFWPADHTKRMVDLYRQRYAHYGHGTPEQAVVGLGGHVFMRRNSQDAIREFRPYFDVAPVYGHGPSLEEFTDQTPLTVGSPEQVIEKTLAFREYAGDYQRQLFLIDHAGLPLKTVLEQLDMLGEEVVPVLRKEFAVGRPADVPEAPTHQSLLRNQEAAR, encoded by the coding sequence ATGCAGTTCGGGATCTTCAGCGTCGGCGATGTCACGCCGGACCCGACCACGGGCCGGACGCCGACCGAGCGTGAGCGCATCAAGGCCATGGTCGCCATCGCGCTCAAGGCCGAGGAGGTCGGGCTCGATGTGTTCGCCACCGGTGAGCACCACAACCCGCCGTTCGTGCCGTCGTCGCCGACGACCATGCTCGGCTATGTGGCCGCGCGGACGGAGAAGCTGATCCTCTCCACCTCCACCACGCTGATCACCACCAACGACCCGGTGAAGATCGCCGAGGACTTCGCGATGCTCCAGCACCTGGCAGACGGCCGGGTGGACCTGATGATGGGCCGCGGCAACACCGGCCCGGTCTATCCCTGGTTCGGGCAGGACATCCGGCAGGGCATCAATCTCGCCGTCGAGAACTACGCCCTGCTGCGGCGGCTGTGGCGCGAGGACGTCGTGGACTGGGAGGGGAAGTTCCGGACACCGCTCCAGGGGTTCACCTCCACGCCCCGGCCGCTGGACGGCGTACCGCCGTTCGTCTGGCACGGCTCCATCCGCTCGCCGGAGATCGCCGAGCAGGCCGCGTACTACGGCGACGGCTTCTTCCACAACAACATCTTCTGGCCGGCCGACCACACCAAGCGGATGGTCGACCTGTACCGCCAGCGGTACGCGCACTACGGCCACGGCACCCCCGAGCAGGCCGTCGTCGGCCTCGGCGGGCACGTGTTCATGCGCCGCAACTCTCAGGACGCGATCCGCGAGTTCCGCCCGTACTTCGATGTCGCCCCCGTCTACGGGCACGGGCCGTCGCTGGAGGAGTTCACCGACCAGACCCCGCTGACCGTCGGCTCCCCGGAGCAGGTCATCGAGAAGACGCTGGCCTTCCGCGAGTACGCCGGCGACTACCAGCGCCAGCTGTTCCTGATCGACCACGCCGGGCTGCCCCTGAAGACCGTCCTGGAACAGCTCGACATGCTCGGCGAGGAGGTCGTGCCCGTGCTGCGCAAGGAGTTCGCGGTCGGGCGTCCGGCCGATGTGCCCGAGGCGCCGACGCACCAGTCCCTGCTGCGGAACCAGGAGGCGGCGCGATGA
- a CDS encoding FMN reductase — MKLVVVSAGLSVPSSTRLLADRLAAAVGRQTPVDVQIVELRELAVEIAQNLTNGFPGRALAAAIDAVTGADGLIVVTPVFSASYSGLFKSFFDVIDKDALAGTPVLIAASGGTARHSMVLDHALRPLFAHLKAVVVPTGVYAASEDWGAEGLDGRIRRAAGELAGLMNGQSAAKPVRNDLDVVPFAEQLAALRGTG; from the coding sequence ATGAAGCTCGTCGTCGTCTCGGCCGGGCTGAGCGTGCCGTCCTCCACGCGGCTGCTGGCCGACCGGCTGGCCGCCGCCGTGGGCCGGCAGACTCCGGTCGACGTGCAGATCGTCGAGCTGCGCGAACTCGCCGTGGAGATCGCGCAGAACCTCACCAACGGCTTCCCGGGCCGGGCGCTGGCCGCCGCGATCGACGCGGTGACCGGGGCGGACGGTCTGATCGTGGTCACGCCCGTCTTCTCGGCCTCGTACAGCGGACTGTTCAAGTCCTTCTTCGACGTGATCGACAAGGACGCGCTGGCGGGCACGCCGGTGCTGATCGCGGCGAGCGGCGGTACCGCCCGGCACTCGATGGTGCTGGACCACGCGCTGCGGCCGCTCTTCGCCCACCTCAAGGCCGTCGTCGTCCCGACCGGCGTGTACGCCGCCTCCGAGGACTGGGGCGCCGAGGGCTTGGACGGTCGGATCCGGCGGGCGGCGGGCGAGCTGGCGGGGCTGATGAACGGCCAGTCCGCGGCGAAGCCGGTCAGGAACGACCTCGACGTCGTGCCGTTCGCCGAGCAGCTCGCGGCGCTGCGGGGCACGGGGTGA
- a CDS encoding response regulator transcription factor, whose product MLLAEDDRAIRHALERALTLEGYQVTAVADGVEALAQAHKSPPDVLLLDVMMPGIDGLQVCRVLRAEGDSTPILMLTALVETADRIAGLDAGADDYVVKPFDVEEVFARLRALLRRTSPVGALTGVPKTPSAPEGQIDAAGLRMDVQARRAWRGTRELELTRTEFELLELLVRNAGIVLDHSTIYDRIWGYDFGPGSKNLAVYVGYLRRKLDEPGAPQLIHTVRGVGYVLRED is encoded by the coding sequence GTGCTGCTCGCCGAAGACGACCGCGCCATCCGTCACGCCCTGGAGCGCGCCCTGACCCTGGAGGGCTACCAGGTCACCGCGGTCGCCGACGGCGTCGAGGCGCTGGCGCAGGCCCACAAGTCCCCGCCGGACGTGCTTCTGCTCGACGTGATGATGCCCGGCATCGACGGACTCCAGGTCTGCCGGGTGCTGCGTGCCGAGGGGGACAGCACGCCGATCCTGATGCTGACGGCGCTGGTGGAGACGGCGGACCGGATCGCCGGTCTGGACGCCGGCGCCGACGACTACGTGGTGAAGCCCTTCGACGTCGAGGAGGTCTTCGCCCGGCTGCGCGCCCTGCTGCGCCGCACCAGCCCGGTGGGCGCCCTGACCGGCGTACCGAAGACGCCGTCCGCCCCGGAGGGGCAGATCGACGCGGCCGGGCTGCGCATGGACGTGCAGGCCCGCCGCGCCTGGCGCGGCACCCGTGAGCTGGAGCTGACCCGCACCGAGTTCGAGCTGCTGGAACTGCTCGTGCGGAACGCGGGGATCGTGCTGGACCACTCCACCATCTACGACCGCATCTGGGGCTACGACTTCGGCCCCGGCTCCAAGAACCTCGCCGTCTACGTCGGCTACCTCCGCCGCAAGCTCGACGAGCCGGGCGCCCCGCAGCTGATCCACACCGTCCGCGGCGTCGGTTACGTGCTGCGGGAGGACTGA
- a CDS encoding HAMP domain-containing sensor histidine kinase produces the protein MSRLGRLLGRRRPRLLSLRTTFAVSFAAVTAAVTVLVGVLSYGAAARLVRVDQESVFDEVVQDLRDEVRQHEMTPDDFSSSAPGHDLVRPARTDVQVLGPDGAVLDPGRPGLPVTAADRRIAGVDPAGRMVEHKDVGVGNDVYRVATVSLGSGRGAVQVAQEFSDTEDLLRALQRRTLILMVAVVIGAGLFGWWLARRITRRLVILTSAAEDVARTRRLGIQVPVHGYDEVGRLGRAFDRMLGRLAQSEEDQRRLVQDAGHELRTPLTSLRTNISLLRRIDELPPATREELVADLGQEARELTDLVNELVDLAAGQSDTEPPQRVDLADIADEVAGLARRRTGREIVVRASGDTTTDGRPGMLQRALSNLVENAAKFDRDGSHPIEINVTGPARAGTVRVEVLDRGAGIADGDLMRVFDRFYRAADARSLPGSGLGLSIVREVALSHGGAPFAVPREGGGAVIGFTVGGV, from the coding sequence GTGAGCCGCCTCGGGCGGCTGCTGGGGAGGCGGCGGCCGCGGCTGCTGTCGTTGCGGACGACCTTCGCGGTGTCCTTCGCGGCCGTGACCGCGGCCGTGACCGTGCTGGTGGGTGTGCTGTCGTACGGTGCGGCCGCGCGGCTGGTGCGGGTGGACCAGGAGTCGGTGTTCGACGAGGTCGTACAGGATCTGCGGGACGAGGTCCGGCAGCACGAGATGACACCGGACGACTTCTCCTCCTCGGCGCCGGGCCACGATCTCGTCCGGCCGGCCCGTACCGACGTACAGGTGCTCGGGCCGGACGGCGCGGTCCTGGACCCCGGGCGGCCGGGGCTGCCGGTCACCGCCGCCGACCGGAGGATCGCGGGCGTCGACCCGGCCGGGCGGATGGTGGAGCACAAGGACGTCGGCGTCGGCAACGACGTCTACCGCGTCGCCACCGTCTCGCTCGGCAGCGGGCGGGGCGCGGTGCAGGTCGCGCAGGAGTTCAGCGACACCGAGGACCTGCTGCGGGCACTCCAGCGGCGCACCCTGATCCTGATGGTCGCGGTCGTGATAGGCGCCGGTCTGTTCGGCTGGTGGCTCGCCCGGCGCATCACCCGCCGGCTGGTCATCCTCACCTCCGCCGCCGAGGACGTCGCCCGCACCCGGCGGCTCGGCATCCAGGTGCCCGTCCACGGCTACGACGAGGTCGGCCGCCTCGGCCGCGCCTTCGACCGCATGCTGGGGCGGCTGGCCCAGTCCGAGGAGGACCAGCGCCGGCTGGTCCAGGACGCGGGCCACGAGCTGCGGACGCCGCTGACGTCGTTGCGTACGAACATCTCGCTGCTGCGCCGGATCGACGAGCTGCCGCCCGCCACCCGGGAGGAGCTGGTCGCGGACCTGGGCCAGGAGGCCCGTGAACTGACCGATCTGGTCAACGAGCTGGTGGACCTCGCCGCCGGGCAGTCCGACACCGAGCCGCCGCAGCGGGTGGACCTCGCGGACATCGCCGACGAGGTGGCGGGCCTCGCCCGGCGGCGTACCGGGCGGGAGATCGTGGTCCGGGCGAGCGGGGACACGACGACCGACGGGCGGCCGGGGATGCTTCAGCGGGCGCTGTCCAACCTCGTGGAGAACGCGGCCAAGTTCGACCGGGACGGTTCGCATCCCATCGAGATCAACGTCACCGGGCCGGCACGGGCGGGGACCGTGCGGGTCGAGGTTCTCGACCGGGGGGCGGGTATCGCGGACGGGGACCTGATGCGTGTCTTCGACCGCTTCTACCGGGCCGCGGACGCGCGGTCGCTGCCCGGGTCCGGGCTCGGCCTGTCGATCGTGCGGGAGGTGGCGTTGTCCCATGGGGGAGCGCCGTTCGCCGTGCCTCGGGAGGGGGGCGGGGCGGTGATCGGGTTTACGGTGGGTGGGGTGTGA
- a CDS encoding ArgE/DapE family deacylase, with amino-acid sequence MLGDDEAAVLAAIDEVAVARTLMELVAVPSVTGSAAESELQHLLAGRLERHGLEVDLWAMDLPELLAHPDFPGAEAPRDEAWGLVGRTRDGGDGPVLVLQGHVDVVPAGDPAAWEGDPFVPRVTGDVVHGRGACDMKAGLAAHLAVLEAVRASGVRLRGQVAAHFVVGEEDGGLGAFGTLRRGHGGDACVIAEPTAGTLITANAGALTFRITVNGKAAHASSREEGVSAIDAYLPLHRALARLEADRNRDPDPLMAEYPIPYALSVGVLRAGDWASSVPDLLVAEGRLGVRLGEDPASAREEFERCVAAACAADPWLRAHPVSVTWPGGQFASGRLPAGHPLPDVIRSAHADVVGGPAPRERGAPYGSDLRLYGGAGIPTVQYGPGDIRVAHSPREQVSVREVVAVARTLALTVLRTVGTK; translated from the coding sequence GTGCTGGGTGATGACGAGGCCGCCGTGCTTGCGGCGATCGACGAGGTGGCCGTCGCGCGGACGCTGATGGAGCTCGTCGCTGTTCCGAGTGTGACCGGGAGTGCGGCCGAGTCGGAGCTTCAGCATCTGCTCGCCGGGCGGCTGGAGCGGCACGGGCTGGAGGTCGACCTGTGGGCGATGGATCTGCCCGAGTTGCTCGCGCATCCCGACTTCCCGGGGGCGGAGGCGCCGCGGGACGAGGCGTGGGGGCTGGTGGGGCGGACGCGGGACGGCGGGGACGGGCCGGTGCTGGTGCTGCAGGGGCACGTGGACGTCGTACCGGCCGGTGATCCGGCGGCCTGGGAGGGGGATCCGTTCGTGCCCCGGGTGACCGGGGATGTCGTGCACGGGCGGGGGGCGTGCGACATGAAGGCCGGGCTGGCGGCCCATCTGGCCGTGCTGGAGGCGGTCCGGGCGAGCGGGGTGCGGCTGCGGGGGCAGGTGGCCGCGCATTTCGTCGTCGGGGAGGAGGACGGCGGACTCGGCGCCTTCGGGACGCTCAGGCGGGGGCACGGCGGCGACGCGTGTGTCATCGCGGAACCGACCGCCGGGACGCTCATCACCGCGAACGCGGGCGCGCTGACCTTCCGGATCACCGTGAACGGCAAGGCCGCGCACGCCAGTTCACGGGAGGAGGGCGTCAGCGCGATCGACGCGTATCTGCCGCTGCACCGGGCGCTGGCCCGGCTGGAGGCCGACCGCAACCGGGACCCGGATCCGCTGATGGCCGAGTACCCGATCCCCTACGCCCTGTCGGTCGGCGTGCTGCGGGCCGGTGACTGGGCCAGCAGCGTGCCCGATCTGCTGGTCGCGGAGGGGCGGTTGGGCGTACGGCTGGGGGAGGACCCGGCGTCCGCGCGGGAGGAGTTCGAGCGGTGCGTGGCCGCCGCGTGCGCCGCCGACCCGTGGCTGCGGGCGCACCCGGTGTCCGTGACCTGGCCGGGCGGGCAGTTCGCGAGCGGCCGGCTGCCCGCGGGGCATCCGCTGCCCGACGTGATCCGGTCCGCCCACGCGGATGTGGTGGGCGGACCGGCACCGAGGGAGCGCGGGGCGCCGTACGGCAGTGATCTGCGGTTGTACGGCGGGGCCGGGATTCCGACCGTGCAGTACGGGCCCGGGGACATCCGGGTGGCGCACAGCCCGCGCGAGCAGGTGTCCGTGCGGGAAGTGGTGGCCGTGGCGCGGACGTTGGCGCTGACCGTGCTGCGGACGGTCGGGACGAAGTGA
- a CDS encoding histidine-type phosphatase has product MRRLTPALASATATALAALLVAGPASADVNGGARDSYGTKATYAPGQNPRTYQRPPAGFTPVFTENVSRHGSRAATDGEDADLVLALWKKADATGELTAKGRQFGPKAQALQQAMSTVGYGDLSGRGKREIQDTAVRMERRLPGLFRKIAADKEKIDVVSSGQGRAVDSANLYAGALAATDPALKPLIGPTRTDVDLLYFHKAAGGAAYRDYLANDRRLARTLKSITDRPATHRAAGDVLKKLFKGGFVDRLSDDDRVAAATAVYNLYAIAPAMSDESPGGRGWGMERFIAKRDAAWFGYLSDAEDFYEKGPGFADSDITYKMAGFLLDDLFRQVEAKRAGTGDLGAELRFTHAEEIIPLAALMGLPGSTEGATAARPYTYADNPWRGASVAPLGSNIQWDVFRKGDTYLVRMLYNEKETAFKTGCRPVSPGSTFYDLAELERCFGRTPDGA; this is encoded by the coding sequence ATGAGACGTCTCACCCCCGCCCTGGCCTCGGCCACCGCCACCGCCCTGGCCGCACTCCTGGTCGCCGGCCCCGCGAGCGCCGACGTGAACGGCGGTGCCCGGGACAGCTACGGCACCAAGGCGACGTACGCACCCGGCCAGAACCCGCGCACCTACCAGCGGCCCCCCGCCGGCTTCACCCCCGTCTTCACCGAGAACGTCTCCCGGCACGGCTCCCGCGCCGCCACCGACGGCGAGGACGCGGACCTGGTCCTGGCCCTGTGGAAGAAGGCCGACGCGACGGGCGAACTCACCGCGAAAGGACGGCAGTTCGGACCGAAGGCGCAAGCCCTGCAACAGGCCATGAGCACCGTCGGCTACGGCGACCTCAGCGGACGCGGCAAGCGCGAGATCCAGGACACGGCCGTCCGCATGGAACGGCGGCTGCCCGGACTGTTCCGGAAGATCGCCGCCGACAAGGAGAAGATCGACGTCGTCAGCTCGGGCCAGGGCCGCGCGGTCGACAGCGCCAACCTCTACGCCGGCGCGCTCGCCGCCACCGACCCGGCCCTGAAGCCGCTGATCGGCCCGACCCGCACGGACGTCGACCTGCTCTACTTCCACAAGGCGGCGGGCGGCGCGGCCTACCGGGACTACCTCGCGAACGACCGGCGGCTCGCGCGCACCCTGAAGTCGATCACCGACCGGCCCGCCACCCACCGCGCCGCCGGGGACGTACTGAAGAAGCTCTTCAAGGGCGGCTTCGTCGACCGGCTCTCCGACGACGACCGCGTGGCCGCCGCCACGGCCGTCTACAACCTGTACGCCATCGCGCCCGCCATGAGCGACGAGAGCCCCGGCGGCAGGGGCTGGGGGATGGAGCGGTTCATCGCGAAGCGGGACGCGGCCTGGTTCGGGTATCTGAGCGACGCCGAGGACTTCTACGAGAAGGGCCCCGGCTTCGCGGACAGCGACATCACCTACAAGATGGCCGGCTTCCTCCTCGACGACCTCTTCCGGCAGGTCGAGGCCAAGCGCGCCGGCACCGGCGACCTCGGCGCCGAGCTCCGCTTCACCCACGCCGAGGAGATCATCCCGCTGGCCGCCCTGATGGGCCTGCCCGGCAGCACCGAGGGCGCCACCGCCGCGCGACCGTACACCTACGCCGACAACCCGTGGCGCGGCGCGTCCGTGGCCCCGCTCGGCTCGAACATCCAGTGGGACGTCTTCCGCAAGGGCGACACCTACCTGGTGCGGATGCTCTACAACGAGAAGGAGACCGCCTTCAAGACCGGCTGCCGCCCCGTCTCCCCCGGCAGCACGTTCTACGACCTCGCCGAACTGGAACGCTGCTTCGGCCGGACGCCCGACGGCGCCTGA
- a CDS encoding leucine-rich repeat domain-containing protein, whose translation MPTPPLILLLSGSLRAGSTNEAVLRTVQALAPAARVRAVRYDGLAGLPHFNPDEDADPLPRPVAELREAIDRADGILICSPEYAGTLPGSFKNLLDWTVGGTEIVGKPVAWTNAAAPGRGQGAEATLRTVLGYTGAALVEPACVRIPVDRGTLDAEGLLTDPEARRQLVRVLGLLAGREDTPPPEDRAAAPHELNLWRRQLGKVPAPVWRRTELQILILADNGLTDLPPDIGRLHRLTTLDLGHNHLTAVPDELGALTGLTGFLYLHDNRLTELPASLGRLTLLRYLNVGENALTALPDSLGRMTSLRELRAQHNRLSALPDTLGHLRDLRELWLRGNALESLPASTADLHELRHLDLRENALAELPPPLARLPRLRHLDVRGNRLTRLPEWLLDLPALEKLDLRWNPCARATPLLTELERRGCVVLL comes from the coding sequence ATGCCCACACCCCCGCTGATCCTGCTGCTCTCGGGGAGCCTGCGCGCCGGCTCCACCAACGAGGCCGTTCTGCGCACCGTCCAGGCCCTCGCACCGGCTGCACGGGTTCGTGCCGTCCGTTACGACGGCCTCGCGGGTCTGCCGCACTTCAATCCCGACGAGGACGCCGACCCGCTGCCGCGGCCGGTGGCCGAGTTGCGGGAGGCCATCGATCGGGCGGACGGGATCCTGATCTGCTCGCCCGAGTACGCGGGCACCCTGCCGGGCTCGTTCAAGAACCTGCTGGACTGGACGGTGGGCGGCACCGAGATCGTCGGCAAGCCGGTCGCCTGGACCAACGCGGCCGCCCCGGGTCGCGGCCAGGGCGCCGAGGCCACGCTGCGGACGGTCCTGGGCTACACGGGTGCCGCGCTCGTGGAACCGGCCTGCGTGCGGATCCCGGTGGACCGGGGGACGCTCGACGCGGAGGGCCTCCTCACCGACCCGGAGGCGCGTCGGCAACTGGTGCGGGTGCTGGGCCTGTTGGCGGGCCGCGAGGACACCCCACCACCCGAGGACCGGGCCGCCGCACCGCACGAACTGAACCTGTGGCGCCGGCAGCTGGGGAAGGTACCCGCGCCGGTCTGGCGGCGCACCGAACTCCAGATCCTGATCCTCGCGGACAACGGGCTCACCGACCTCCCGCCCGACATCGGCCGCCTGCACCGGCTGACCACCCTGGACCTCGGCCACAACCACCTCACCGCGGTCCCCGACGAACTCGGCGCCCTGACCGGCCTCACCGGCTTCCTCTACCTGCACGACAACAGGCTGACCGAGCTCCCGGCCTCCCTGGGCCGGCTGACGCTGCTGCGCTATCTCAACGTCGGCGAGAACGCCCTCACCGCCCTGCCCGACTCCCTCGGCCGCATGACCTCCCTGCGCGAGCTGCGGGCCCAGCACAACCGGCTGAGCGCCCTCCCCGACACCCTCGGCCACCTCCGTGACCTGCGCGAACTCTGGCTCCGCGGCAACGCGCTGGAAAGCCTCCCCGCGTCCACGGCCGACCTCCACGAGCTGCGCCACCTCGACCTGCGCGAGAACGCCCTCGCCGAACTCCCCCCGCCCCTGGCCCGCCTTCCCCGCCTCCGTCACCTCGACGTCCGCGGCAACCGCCTCACCCGGCTCCCCGAGTGGCTCCTCGACCTGCCCGCCCTGGAGAAGCTGGACCTGCGCTGGAATCCCTGCGCCCGCGCCACACCACTACTGACCGAGCTGGAGCGGCGAGGCTGCGTCGTCCTGCTGTAA